One genomic region from bacterium encodes:
- a CDS encoding diacylglycerol kinase yields MAFPPRRLRAAFGYSRQGLAAAWRSEASFRDEVWLSAILLPLACWLGENGVERALLAASWLLVPLVELLNTAVEVLVERIDPAFHPLSGRAKDLGSAAVLLAMLVAALVWWLVLLG; encoded by the coding sequence ATGGCCTTCCCGCCCCGCCGCCTGCGGGCCGCCTTTGGCTACTCCCGCCAGGGCCTGGCCGCCGCCTGGCGCAGCGAGGCCTCCTTCCGCGACGAGGTCTGGCTGAGCGCCATCCTCCTCCCCCTGGCCTGCTGGCTGGGTGAGAATGGCGTCGAACGCGCCTTGCTCGCCGCCAGCTGGCTGCTCGTCCCGCTGGTCGAGCTGCTCAACACGGCGGTGGAGGTCCTGGTGGAGCGGATCGATCCCGCCTTCCACCCGCTTTCCGGCCGCGCCAAGGACCTGGGCAGCGCCGCCGTGCTGCTGGCCATGCTCGTGGCGGCGCTGGTGTGGTGGCTGGTGCTGCTGGGCTGA